CGTCCGCAGGAATCTGAAAATCGTCAAAATCCTCATTCAGGAGATCCCCTTCCAGCCTGCGCTGAAGGAGCAGCTGACCGAGAATATCTTCGAGCAGGTTCTGGAGCGTGTAACTACAATCACCGAGCACTTCAAGGCGCAAGGCGAGGTGATTGACGCGCCTACTCCTGCTATCATCCGCTTCACGGTCTCGGCCATTGTCGGCTACCTGCTGGTCCGGCTGCTGCTGATGCCGGAGCATGACTGGGACGATGAGGCAGAGATCGAACAGACCGTAAGCTTCATTCTCCACGGGATCGGCGGGAATGGATAATCTTTAAGTACGATATCCCCCGAGGGAGCGGCTTAGACAGAAGCAATAAAAGGAAGTGAGTATACGTGGGTTTTCAGGTGCCGGAACGGGTAATTAAGCTGCTGTGCGGCAATGCCGCTTTTGATCAGGGGATGGCTTATTATCATGCCCATAAGGTGGACCTTGTCTATACGGAGCATAACGAGGAAGACGAATATTCCAAATACCGCGCTGAGGTTCATGGGCTGGAGAGCCATGAGATTGCGCTGATTATCGACAGTGACGGGGATGTGCAGGGGGAATGCACCTGCCCGGCGTACTATCACGGCGGACCCTTCTGCAAGCATATTGCGGCGGCGCTGGTGACGGTCCTCTACCGTAGCCGGGCTGCCGAAGCTGAACCGGCTGAGGATATGCAGGGAGATGCGGAGGAGGCTTACCCTACAAGGGCTGGCAGTCCGCCGCTGGCGCAAGGCAGCCCCGGCCCCTCCGGGGCAGAGCACAGGGAGCGCAGCGGAGACCGCCAGCTGGTGAGCAGCATGCTCGGAATATTCACCGGAGGGCGGCAGCGGCCAAGCGGTGCAGGCACGTATATCGATCTGCGGACACCGCTCCAGGTCGAATTCATCTGCCGGCCCTTCACCATCGGCTACAGCAGCACGATGCTTGGAATTGAAATGAAGCTGGGTCCTAAGCGCCTCTATATCGCGCAGAAGATCAGACCTTTTCTGGAGCAGGTTCACCGGGGCGAGCCTTTTGAGTTCACAGCGCATTTCAGCTATGATCCCGCCCTGCACAGCTTCTCTAAGGAAGATAATGAGGTCCTGCTGAAGCTGATTGAGATCATGCAGAATGAGAAGGTCTACAACAGACTCAACAATCCGTATGCTACCGGCTCCAGCCTTCCGGGAAATGACCGGCTGCTGCCGGTGACCCCTTTTTTCTGGGAGAGTCTGTATCCCACACTAGAAGCAGCGCCTGCTGTACGCCTTCAACATGGAGAGCTTCTGCTTGAGCACTTGTCCCTCTCGGAGGAGCCGCTGCCGCTTAGCTTCCAGTTCGACCAGGCACAGGAGGAAGGCTACCGGCTGGATGTCCGGGGGCTTGAGCAGCTTACGATTCTGGAGAGCTACGGGCTGGTCTTGACTGAAGGCAGGCTGCTGAAGCTCCCGGCGCAGGAATGCGGGCGTCTCTCCGAGCTGAAGCGGATGCTCAGCGGCAGCCGGCGGGACAGCCTGGCGATTGCGCCCGAGCAGATGGAGCCTTTCATGGAAACGGTCATTCCCGGGCTGAAGAAGCTGGGCAGGGTGAGCATTGCCGACACTATAGCAGACCGCATCGTCCAGACCCAGCTCCACGCCAGGCTCTACCTGGACCGGGTGAGGGACCGGCTGCTGGCCGGGCTTGAATTCCAGTACGGCGGGATTGTGATCAATCCGCTCGAGGAGAAGGCGCATGAGCGGAGCAGCGAGGTCATTCTGATGCGGGACGGGGAAGCGGAGCGGCGGATTCTGGACCTGATGGCGCATGAGTCCTTCTCGCGGACGGAGAGCGGATATATCATGCGTGACGAGGACGGGGAATTCGACTTCCTGCACCATACCATCCCGCTCTTGGAACCGCTGCTTCAGGTCTATGCGACCACTGCAGTCAAGGATCGGGTGCTTACGGAGCATGCTGCGCCCAAGGTCAGCCTGAGCTGGAACGAGAAGACCGACTGGCTGGACTTCAAGTTCGCCATGGAGGGCATCACGGAGAAGGATATTACAGAGGTCCTGAAATCCCTCCAGGAAAAGCGTAAATATCACCGGCTCAAGGACGGAGCCCTGCTTCCGCTGGATACCGCAGAATTCCAGGAAATCGTCGCGCTGATGAACGAGCTGGGCGTCCGCAGTGTGGATATCCGAAGTACGGAGTTCTCCCTGCCGCTGGTGCGCGCTCTTCATCTCCATGCGGGCACTGTCCAGGGAGAGACCATCCAGACCGGCCGCTCCTTCCGGCGGTTGCTGGCCAACATGGCGAGTCCCGAGAATCTGGACTTCCCTGTACCCGAGAGTCTCGCTTCTGTGCTGCGGGATTATCAGCAGTACGGCTTCCAGTGGATGAGGACGCTGGCCCATTACCGCTTCGGCGGGATTCTGGCGGACGATATGGGCCTCGGCAAAACACTGCAGAGCATCACCTTCCTGCTCTCTATGCTGGAGGACATCCGGCAGAGCGGTGTGCCTGCACTTATTGTAGCGCCGGCCTCCCTGCTCTATAACTGGCTTAACGAGCTGAAGCGCTTCGCCCCGGAGATTCAGGCGGTCATTGCCGACGGCACCGCCGGTGAGCGCAGCCGGACCGTGCGGAACACGGCCGGGTATGATGTCATTATTACTTCTTACCCGCTGCTGCGCAGAGATGTGGACGAGTATGCCAAGCGGTCGTTCCACACGCTCATTCTGGATGAAGCACAGATGATCAAGAATCATGAGACTATGACTTCACAGGCGGTCAGACTGCTTCAGACCCGCTACCGCTTTGCGCTGACCGGTACACCGGTGGAGAATGCGCTGGAGGACCTGTGGTCGATCTTCAGCGTCGTCTTCCCCGGCTTGTTCCCCGGGAAGAAGGCCTTCCATGACCTGCCCCGGGAGACGGTCGCCAGACGCGCCCGCCCCTTCCTGCTGCGCCGCTTGAAGAGCGATGTGCTGAAGGAGCTGCCGGACAAAATCGAGTCCATCCAGGCCTCCGAGCTGCTGCCGGAGCAGAAGCGGCTCTATGTCGCCTACCTGGCCCGGCTGCGCAAAGAAGCGCTCAAGCATCTGGACAGCGACAGCTTCGGCAATGGCCGGATCAAGGTGCTGGCCGGACTGACCCGGCTGCGCCAGCTGTGCTGCCATCCGGCCCTGTTCGTAGACGGATATACCGGGGGCTCCGGCAAATTCGAGCAGCTGCTGGAGATCATCGACGAATGCCGCAGCTCCGGCAAGCGGATGCTGATCTTCTCGCAGTTCACGCAGATGCTCGGCATGATCGGGCGTGAGCTGGCGCTACTCGGGATTCCGCATTTCTATCTGGACGGACAGACCCCGGCCTCCCAGCGGGTTGAGCTGTGCAGCCGCTTCAATGAAGGCGAGCGCGACCTGTTCCTGATCTCGCTGAAGGCAGGCGGCACCGGCCTCAACCTGACCGGCGCTGACACGGTCATTCTCTATGACCTGTGGTGGAACCCTGCGGTTGAACAGCAGGCCGCCGACCGCGCCCACCGGATCGGGCAGAAAAAGATCGTCCAGGTCATCCGCCTGGTAGCCCAGGGTACGGTGGAGGATAAAATGTACGAGCTGCAGCAGAAAAAGAAAAACCTGATTGACGAGGTGATCCAGCCGGGGCAGGAGGCGTTGTCGAGCCTGAGCGAGCAGGATATCCGTGAGATCCTCTCCATCTGAGTTGAACAACCTGGTGTAGCCCCCCTCTGCTCTAGCAAATCTAAACAGGGACCTTCTGAGCGAGTAGCTCTGAAAGGTCCCTGTTTCATTTTACAACTGGCAAGTCCAGAATAATACCCTAACCCTCTACACGTCTGAGCTTAATTTCTCATGCGTCACTACACGGTGTGCATTCACCAGCTGGCCGGTTGATGTCTTGCCCCACACGGATATTCCGAGCTCATCTTCGTCTACTTCTCCAGTGATGAACACAAATTCATAGGCATTCAGATCGGCAAAAAAATCCCGGGTTACCACTTGATTCGAAGCAACCTCAATCACCTCACTGACATACAGCGTTCTGGTGGTGCCCAGCACATACCCTTGAATACTAATAGTAGCGCTGCCCGGGGCACTCCGCTTCACTATTCTTACCGTCACCGTCTGCGTAGGTCTGACTCCCGAAACGGCATTGTTCTCTATCGGTCCTGTTGATAAAATCGCCATCCTGTATCGTCCTCCCTTGAAGTTCTAGTGTCAAAGTACGATATATTCATATTCGGACTTTCCTATAACGGTGTGGACACAGGCCTGAGCCTAATCACCAATGACCGCAGGCACGCATATCCTTTGAATAAGGAAAGACTGCCCATGGGCCGCGCTTTCTGCAGACGAACGCCGAACGGAAGAAGGGACTCCCATGCCCCCTCCAGGAAAAGGAAAGAAGCCCGCCGCCAAAAAAACGCCGCCCAGCTCCAAAACCCAAACGCCAAAAGGGCTTGAATTTGCCGTAGCTGCCCTTCTGTTGACCGGCAAGCTGAAAGTAGACTCTATCCAGATGTACACGGACGCGTCGATGTTCGTCAGTCTGGTCGGCAAATATAAAACCTTAAGCGAGCTAAGCAGTGACAACGTCGATAAGCTGGTCAGCTTCCTCGATGACAACAGCAGCCTGACGCTGAACGAGATCATGACCGCTTTGAAAAAGAAAGCCGAAAACACCTGAACACATACGGAAGTGAAAGTGAGGGACGGGGCTGTGGACAGTTTTGACGGAGAAGGATTTGCCGGCGGACTCCTGCTGGTCATTGTAATTATGCTGCTGATTTACGGTTCAACGGACATCAAGAATCTGACAGGGGCGCCTGGTGATGTGTAATTCTTAACCGGAGGACTCCTGCTGCACGCTAATCTGCTCTTGCTTTCTTCCAGAAATTCGCTATACTGATACAAATCCATATTAAATCGATGACCGGGAGAGTAATGGTCTTATATCTAGTCCCCAGCGAGCCGGGAAAGTGGAAGCCGGTACAGATTAGAACCATGAAGCGCACCCGTGAGATGGACTTCTGAACCTTAGAGTAGGAAGTCCCGGCCGAGGACCGTTAACCTGTAAGGTGGTTGAACCGTCAGGCTCAGCAACGAGAGTGGTACCGCGAGCGCACAAGCCTCGTCTCTTAGGAGATGAAGGCTTTTTTTGTCGTTATTTTATTCAGGAGGTTGTTATTCATGCCAATGCTAAGTGAGCTTATCCAAGAAAGTCTGAAGCAGTCTGTTCACACAATCGCGTTAACCCTGGGCGTGCCCGCCATCGCAGAAGTAAATGTTGACCTGGAGCAGCCGGCGAGTGCTGACCACGGGGATTATTCCAGCAATATCGCCATGCAGCTCGCCCGCCCCTTGCGCAAAGCTCCACTGGCTATCGCCGGGCTGATCGTTGCCGAGCTCGAAGCTTCGGGCTCTGTTCACGGACTGGTGCTGAGAACCGAGGTGGCCGGGCCGGGGTTTATTAATATGTATCTGGATTGGGAGGCCTGGGCACGGGCGAAGGGGAATTTCGCGCTGCCTAAGGGTGCTGAGGGGTTGAAGGTGATTGTCGAGCATACTTCCGTCAACCCGAATAAAAGCCTGCACATCGGCCACCTGAGAAACTCCTGTATCGGGGATGCGCTGGTGAGAGTACTGCGGGCGACCGGCCATACCGTTGAGGTGCACAACTATGTGGATGATCTCGGCAATCAGCTGGCAGATACCGTAGCAGGTCTGCTGAATGTTCCGCTGGCGGGAGCCCATGTCCGGTTCGGGGACTATTGCTGGGACATCTATGCCGAGATTAACAAAACGTACGCGCAGCAGCCCGAGATGGTGCAGAAGCGGACCGAGATTCTTCATGCGCTGGAGGAGGGCCATGGCAATACCGCCTGGATTGGCAACCTCGTCGCCGGGCAGATCGTGAAAGAGCATGTAGAGGAGATGCGGGGGTTCGGCATTGACTACGATCTGCTGGTGTGGGAGAGCAGCATTCTGAAGGAGGGCTTCTGGTCCTCGGCATTCGAGCTGCTGTCGCAGACGGAGATTTTCGTGCAGGAGACGGAAGGCAAGCTGGCAGGCTGCTGGATTCTGAAGCAACCTGCTGACGACACCGCACCGGACACGCAGGAGGAGCATCAGAAGGATAAGGTGCTGGTGCGCTCGAACGGAATTCTGACCTATACCGCCAAGGACATTGCCTATCATCTGTGGAAGTTCGGACTGCTGGAGAAGGACTTCAGCTACAGCGAATTTCAGAGCGGACTGTGGACGACCGGCTTGAGCGGACAGGCTCTTCCTTTTGGACGGGCGGACCAGGTCGTGAACGTCATCGATTACCGGCAGGAATATCCGCAGCTGATGGTCAAGCAGGCGCTCAAGGCACTGGCATTCGGTGTGCAGGCAGACGCGCTGCATCATGTCAGCTATGGGGTGGTCTCGCTGAGTCCCGCTTCTGCGGCAGGGCTGGGCATTGATACCTCCAGCGGCAAAAGCTCCTACGCCATGTCCGGGCGCCAGGGAGTCGGCATTAAGGTAACCGAGCTCGTGCGGCTCATGGAAGACATGATTGAATCCACCCGTTCGGACAAAAACGGCCTGTCCAGCCGGCTCATCGCCACCGCTGCCATCCGTTACTACCTGCTGCGCTTCAATCTGGGCACCGAGATTGTGTTCGACTTCAAGCAGGCAATGGAAATCTCCGGCAACACCGGCGTCTACCTGATGTACGCCTACGCCCGGGCGCAGCGCGTGCTTAGTAAGGCCGCTGCGGCGGGTGGCGGGGGCGAGAGCGGCGGGAGTGAGAACGGTGTTGGCGAGTTCGGCGTTGGCGAGTCTGGCGTTGGCGAGTCTGGCGGTGGCGAGTCTGGCGGTGGCGAGTCTGGCGGTGGCGAGTCTGGCGGTGGCGAGTCCGGCGTTGGCGAGTCTGGCGGTGGCGAGTCTGGCGGTGGCGAGTCCGGCGTGGGCGGCGTGCCGCTGTTCCCGGCGCAGCTCGAAGCAGCTGAGCTTGCTCTGCTCAGACAGCTCAGCTTGTGGCAGGACACACTCTACACAGCAAGCCGGGAGCTTACGCCGAATACGATCTGTAACTATGCCTATTCCCTGGCCTCGTTGTTCAGCAACTTCTACTCGGCTTGTCCGATTCTAAAAGGCGGTGAAGCCAGCATCACCTTCCGCCTGTGGCTGACCCGGAGCTTCACCGATACGCTGGGCGAGGCGCTCGACGTACTCGGTCTGCCTAAGCCCGAGCGGATGTAGACACACTAAGTCTCTATCATCTTAAGAACCAACTACTCTAGCGGATGAATGAACAGGAACCTATGCGGGTCCGTGCAGCTTGCACGGCTCCCCCCTTCTCCATCCGCCCACTTCTGGAGGCATCCGGCGTAATGAGGTGCACTTCTGCACCTCATTTGCTCATTTTGCCCGCTTCCGGTGAATTCAAGTGCACTTTTACACTTGATTACTCATTTAACTCACTTCTGGGTGAATTCAAGTGCACTTTTACACCTGATTACTCATTTAGCTCACTTCTGGGTGAATTCAGGTGCACTTGTGCTCCTCATTCGGCCCATTTCCGGTGAATTCAGAGACAATTTGTCCATACTATATTGATGTACAAGCTTTTTATTTTGGTTGCTGTTTCTTCCATTTACTAAAGGACATTTTTTTGAGTTTTGGGATGTTATCGGTTCGGCCCCCTAATTATGGAGACATTCTGCTAAAAACTCGTGTTTTCGCAGGATCTTGTTTACAGCTTTATTTCTATCGGTTTTAGCTTGCCTGCTTTCCATGCGGCGTGGTATTGCTTGGGGCTCATGCGCTGCAAACTGCCATGAAAACGGCGCTCGTTGTAAAAATTAATATAAACTGCGACCGCTTCATAGGCTTCTTCAAACGTTTCAAAGTACCTTTTCGTGTACAAATCTCTCTCCAAAATACTGTGAAACGACTCAATGTAGGCGTTCATATTCGGCGTTTTTGGAGGAATCCGCTCATGCTCCAGAGGACGCTGCGTTTCCGCACACAGCTCGCCAAAGACGTCGCTTAGGAATTGCGGGCCGTTATCGGAACGGATCACCGGTGAGGGATCTCCAGGCTGTAAACGTCGGCCCAGCGCCTCCCTTAACGTGGCACAGACTTGCTTCGCTGTACAGCTCGCGCCCACGTGGTAGCCGACGATACAGCGGTCAAACACATCAATCATATCAAAGATAAAAAAGAAGCGGTCGTAGCCATGAATGTATCCATATTTAATGTCAATCTGCCAGAGTTGGTTGGGGCCGGTGACCACTCGATTTCGCGCTAAACGTCGAGGGTATTTTAGGTTCCTCACCGGCTTTTTCTGAAGCAATCCGAGCTTCTTGCACAGCCGGTACGCCTTCTTGTGGTTGAGGATTAAGCCCTGCTGGACCGATAGGGCATACGCCAGGTTCCGGTAGCCATAGCCGTTCTCCTCGCCCTCTACCAGCTCACTCAGCCACTCCTCGATCTGTAGGTCACTGACCCGCAGACCGCCGGTAGTGAGGGAATAGGCGGGGATCGGACGACCCGAAGTCACGACCGCATCCGGGGCACTCCAAAGCCCCAGGAAACGTTTTTTATGCGCATAATAGGTGGAAGGTTGAACCTCCACGATACGTAGAACCAGTGTAGCCGAATAACCCCGCTTTATCGCTTCGTCGGCCAGTTCGAGTTTGTCTTGTAAGCGGGGTTGGCTTTTTTTAAGAGTTCACGCAGCAGTTCGATTTCCAGATCCTTTTCACCCAATAACTTAATGGCCGTCTCCATCTTCGTCTCCAGATCTTGGACACGCTCCGCATCTTCAATCCGTTCTTGGACGGACGGAGTGGCCTCTTCTCCAAATCGTTCTTTGTAGAACTTCACCCAATTGGCAATGGTGCTGGGAGAGACGGAATACTTTCGGGCCAGGAAGGAAACCTTGGTTCCATTGATCGCTTCTTGGGCTACTTTGATCCGCTGTTCGTCATACAACTTGTTGCTTCTCATCGGCTCCACTCCCTCTTCTTAGTGTACCTCTTACATGTCAAGGTCTCCACTTTGATTAGGGGGCTTAAGAGTTATGTATCCGTATACCGCTTAAACAGTGGAGCGGACGGAACGATTGTGTAAAAGCGATAGCGGTCGCCTTTGTCTCCGGATTTTTCCGATTAGGGAAATAAAATAAAATCTGGAGACAACAGCGATTGTAACAACGGTCCGTTCGCGGAGCGTCCACCCAAGCGCCCACGTTGATCCTACTCGAAATAAAACGGGGTTCTCATCCTCCGGACAACAAAACAGCCCTCCCGAAGGAAGGCTGCTGTTTTGACGTCCCGGAAGGGATACAGCCCATTCGGGCTGATTGCGAAGTAATGCTAACGAAGCTTAGGCTCCAACGTCCCCGGCTGGCGCCTTGGGTTCTCATCCTCCGGACGTCAAAACAGCCCTCCCGAAGGAAGGCTGCTGTTTTGACGTCCCGGAAGGGATTCGAACCCCCGACCGTGCGCTTAGAAGGCGCATGCTCTATCCAACTGAGCTACCGGGACATATAGGATAACATTGTATTACTTGAAGCTTTTGAAGAGATATGTATTAACGCAACGTTATTTATTATACCTGATTCACCAGAATTAGCAAGACCAAACTCTTCCAGTTAAGAAGCTTCCCGTGTCCTCATACGGAAAGCCTCCTGTTCTATAGTCAAGCCTGGACATGACCTGCGGAAGATGTGGGCTCAAGGAACCTGCCGGAAATGTTCGCCCAGCTGCCGCTTCAGATCGCCGAAGATCAGCAGCTCGCGCTGGAACTTGGAGCGTTCGTCCTCCGGGGTCATCACCGTACTGCCGGTGAAGCCGCTGACCGTAACGTCCTGGAAGGCATCATGCAGATTATTGTCGAACCAGTCGGTGGCCGTATCCGCATCATTCGTCAGAATCCGGACAATTTCATAGCCCTCCTCGCGCTGATCCTCAACAATATACACCAGCAGCGCGGAATCGCCCACAGCTCCAGGTAATACGCCAACCTCTGCGCAAGGCGCGCCGTCGTAGTCAGTCATTCTGCGGATTTTGGCGTCTTTAATGTAATACACTTGTCATCATCCCTCCTGGCAAATTTCCCTCTCCCCTAGTGTTCGGATAAGGACATACATTTTATCCCTTCAATCGGCATATATCTGTATTACTTGGCAAAAAAGAAAGGACAGACAACAATCGCACAAAAGAGAGGATGAATCAGACATGTGCGGAATAACCGGATTTGTCCAGTGGCGCGGTGATCTTACAGGGCACTCGCAACTGCTTGTCAGAATGACCGAAACATTAGCCAACCGCGGACCGGATGCAGCCGGAACCTGGATTTCAGGGCCTATTGCCTTCGGACACCGCCGACTCAGCGTCATCGATCCTGAGAACGGTGCACAGCCGATGATTGCCCGCCATGAGGATAAGTTATACGCAATAGTATATAACGGCGAGCTATATAATGCCCCTGAGCTGAAAAAAGAGCTGAAGCAGCGCGGGCATCATTTTCTCACGGAATGCGATACAGAGGTTCTGCTGCATGCCTACATCGAATGGGGTCCGGATTGCACGGAGAAGCTCAATGGCATCTTCGCCTTTGCCGTCTGGGACAGCCTGCGCGATCAGGTATTCCTGGCCCGCGACCGTCTGGGTGTGAAGCCGCTGTTCTACAGCCAAGTCGATGACGTCTTCGTCTTCGGGTCCGAGCCCAAGGCGCTGCTGCAGCATCCCCTGGTCCAGCCGAAGGTCGGGCCGGAGGGTCTGGCCGAGATTTTCATTATCGGTCCAGCCCGGACTCCGGGACAAGGGGTATACAAAGATATATTCGAGCTTCGCCCCGGTCATGCCATGATTTACAGCCGCAGCGGAATCCGCACCTATGCTTATTGGAAGCTGGAGAGTGTTCAGCACACGGATAACGTAGATGAAACGGCAGCACGGGTGCGTGAATTACTTCAGGATACGCTTGAACGCCAGCTGGTCTCCGATGTTCCGGTCTGCTCTCTGCTCTCCGGCGGACTCGATTCCAGCGCCCTGACTGCGCTTGCCGTGGATTATTACAAACGGACCGGCCAGGGCCGGGTCGATACCTTCTCCGTCGATTATGTAGACAACGATAAGCATTTCAAAAGCCATGCCTTCCAGCCCGGAGCTGACGGTCCCTGGATTCAGCGGATGGTCGACGAGCTGGACACGAACCATCACTTTATCGCTTTTGACACACCGGAGCTGGTAGCCGCACTCGATAACGCCCTGTACTCCCGTGATTTGCCGGGAATGACCGACGTGGATTCCTCACTCTATTTGTTCTGCCAGGAGATCAAAAAGAAAGCCACCGTAGCCATCTCAGGCGAAGCCGCAGACGAAATCTTCGGCGGCTATCCCTGGTTCCACCGCGAGGAGATGTTATCTTCCGGTACCTTCCCCTGGTCAGTGGCTCCCACAATGCGCGCCAGTCTATTGTCGCCAGAAATCAGGGAGTGGATACGTCCGCTGGAATATTTGGGTGACCGTTATAGCGATGCGGTGGCTGAGGTACCTAAGCTTGACGGCGAAACCGGCAAACAGGCACAGATGCGGGTGATGTCCTATCTCAACATTACCCGCTTCATGCCGACCCTGCTGGACCGTAAGGACCGGATGAGCATGGGCGTGGGACTGGAGGTACGCGTTCCGTATTGTGACCACCGGCTGGTGCAATATGTTTTTAACATTCCATGGGAGATTAAGATGGTAGGCAACCGGGAGAAAGGCATCCTGCGCAAGGCGCTGGAGGGTGTACTGCCGGACGATGTGCTCTACCGCAAAAAAAGCCCGTACCCCAAAACGCATAATCCTGCCTATCTGAACAAGGTGCGCTCACAGGTACTAAGCATTCTGGACGATCCTTCTTCACCCATTCTGCCGCTCATTGATCCGGCCAAAATCAGGGAAATCGCCGCATCACCAGAGTCCTCCACCAATCTGCCCTGGTTCGGGCAGCTGATGTCCGGCCCGCAATTATTCGCTTATCTGGCCCAGGTCAACCTGTGGCTAAAGACATACAATGTGTCCATCGGCTGATGGCGCTTCAAACCAAAAACAGCGGCTCTCATTAAAGAGAGTCGCTATTTCTATTTTACATTTACATTTTATCGGGAAAGCCGGTCCGTCTCACTTTACAGCGCAAATCATGAACATCGGCGTTGACCGGTTCAAGACCTGCTGTTTCTCATCCATCACCTTATCGTTCAGATTCTCTTCTGTATAGACAGCAGAGAAGCCCACCTCTGTGAGTGCCTGCACATCCCACTTCGGCCGCCACTCTCTGGTCAGCGGCAAGGCAAGACTCAGACGGTCAGTTTCTTCTATATCCTTATGATGCGGAAGCTCACCATAGCCCCTATCTATATAGGCTTGCTGATCCTCCGCATGCTTCCGCGCCATCTCTTCATCCCATAGATGACGGTTCCAGTTGGCATCGAAGACCAGCAGCCGTCCCTCCGGCTTGAGCACTCTTTCCCACTCCTTGTAGGCTGACTGCGGATCGGCAAGACTCCAAGTGACATTGCGGCACACGATTAGATCAAAGCTTTCCGCAGCAAAATCCAGCTTATGCGAGTCCATCTTGCGGAAAGTAACATTGACCCCTTCCCGGCTGGAGTGCAGACGCGCCTCTTCCAGCATATTGTCTGTACAATCAATGGCCGTAACCAAATGTCCGGCGCTGGAGAGAATGACAGAGAAAAAACCGGGACCACAGCCAATATCCAGAACATGCAGGCTTTCCTTCTGCGGAGCATGACCAAGGATAAGCTTCAGCCAGGCCTCCCGCTGGAAACCGTTCAGTTCCTTTTGAATTCCTTCACTATAAAGCTCTGCTTCGCCTTCCCAATACTGTTCTACCTCTTGCTGCATACTCAATATCATTCACTCCTTCTTGGCAAGTATCATGAACCGGTTCACATTCTGATAACCGTATTTCAAATAATTCAGGGGCATTGCGCGGGCAGGAATAAAGTTCCTCTGAATATCTATGCTGCGGAATCCGGCCTGTATCAGCGCTTTTTCATCGGCTTCAGGTCTAAGTACATTAACAAACGGCAGCTCGCTCAAAAGGCTTTTATCCTGACTGCTCCGCTGGCGGATTCTTCGTTCTGTGAACAGAATAAGGGTCCAGGACAAGGCATACCAAAGTCTGCGAAATACGGTCTTGCTCTCTTTATACAAATAATTACCGTCAAAAATAATCAGGGTCCCGCCCGGCTTTAAAATCCGGTACCACTCTGCATACGCCTTCTGGGGATCAGGCAGCGTCCATACCACATCTCTGCAGACCACCGCCTCGAAGCTGTCCTCTACTTCATTATGCAAGTCAGCAGCGTCACCTACATAAGCCGGAACGGTATAGCCAAAGTCTTTGAAGTTCCGGGAAGCCCTTTCTATCATTCCCTGTGAGGCATCCACCGCTGTAGGCTGGTGACCCATCTGCGATAAGAGGATAGAGAAGAATCCCGGTCCGGTGCCCACATCCAGCACCTTTTGACGAGGTTTATTTCCCAGCCCTTTCGTCAGCAGCTGTTTCCAGAGGTCTATGGTTTTTGTACTGCGGAACTGAGTCTGGATGACCTTGTCATAGCTCTCCGAGCTGGAACTCCAGTATTTCGAA
This genomic interval from Paenibacillus sp. FSL H8-0332 contains the following:
- a CDS encoding methyltransferase domain-containing protein; this translates as MMLKEISKYWSSSSESYDKVIQTQFRSTKTIDLWKQLLTKGLGNKPRQKVLDVGTGPGFFSILLSQMGHQPTAVDASQGMIERASRNFKDFGYTVPAYVGDAADLHNEVEDSFEAVVCRDVVWTLPDPQKAYAEWYRILKPGGTLIIFDGNYLYKESKTVFRRLWYALSWTLILFTERRIRQRSSQDKSLLSELPFVNVLRPEADEKALIQAGFRSIDIQRNFIPARAMPLNYLKYGYQNVNRFMILAKKE
- a CDS encoding class I SAM-dependent methyltransferase, encoding MQQEVEQYWEGEAELYSEGIQKELNGFQREAWLKLILGHAPQKESLHVLDIGCGPGFFSVILSSAGHLVTAIDCTDNMLEEARLHSSREGVNVTFRKMDSHKLDFAAESFDLIVCRNVTWSLADPQSAYKEWERVLKPEGRLLVFDANWNRHLWDEEMARKHAEDQQAYIDRGYGELPHHKDIEETDRLSLALPLTREWRPKWDVQALTEVGFSAVYTEENLNDKVMDEKQQVLNRSTPMFMICAVK
- the asnB gene encoding asparagine synthase (glutamine-hydrolyzing) gives rise to the protein MCGITGFVQWRGDLTGHSQLLVRMTETLANRGPDAAGTWISGPIAFGHRRLSVIDPENGAQPMIARHEDKLYAIVYNGELYNAPELKKELKQRGHHFLTECDTEVLLHAYIEWGPDCTEKLNGIFAFAVWDSLRDQVFLARDRLGVKPLFYSQVDDVFVFGSEPKALLQHPLVQPKVGPEGLAEIFIIGPARTPGQGVYKDIFELRPGHAMIYSRSGIRTYAYWKLESVQHTDNVDETAARVRELLQDTLERQLVSDVPVCSLLSGGLDSSALTALAVDYYKRTGQGRVDTFSVDYVDNDKHFKSHAFQPGADGPWIQRMVDELDTNHHFIAFDTPELVAALDNALYSRDLPGMTDVDSSLYLFCQEIKKKATVAISGEAADEIFGGYPWFHREEMLSSGTFPWSVAPTMRASLLSPEIREWIRPLEYLGDRYSDAVAEVPKLDGETGKQAQMRVMSYLNITRFMPTLLDRKDRMSMGVGLEVRVPYCDHRLVQYVFNIPWEIKMVGNREKGILRKALEGVLPDDVLYRKKSPYPKTHNPAYLNKVRSQVLSILDDPSSPILPLIDPAKIREIAASPESSTNLPWFGQLMSGPQLFAYLAQVNLWLKTYNVSIG